A genomic stretch from Amia ocellicauda isolate fAmiCal2 chromosome 23, fAmiCal2.hap1, whole genome shotgun sequence includes:
- the nvl gene encoding nuclear valosin-containing protein-like has product MKNRGGVFVDNRLKQRVKQYLSSHDSLYVDLAAMAADLQRMYSTDYGRRKRNAFRIQLEKVYTAICTETGITAMENEHLSKRARCSAGAEGDENSYTDDTTDSEEEQVEHPSTNQMNSSLVSLYRKGIPESGTPVARALVGESAGPPPPTASTPAGSRVSQGGWFIDTNPSESILIDLSEDGQQAASPGPTDVSLLETGGKPKRFKKGKSRKEGQSQVTDADIESSIMRKRKAKSTAPELQMSTVKFEDVGGNEQTLTELCDMLIPLRSPEVCQHLGMVPPRGFLLHGPPGCGKTLLAQAIAGELELPLLKLSAPELVSGVSGESEQRLREVFDLAVSSAPCILFIDEIDAITPRREVASKNMEHRIVAQLLTCMDDLNTLSVSAQVLILGATNRPDSLDPALRRAGRFDEEICLGIPDEGARIGILKTLCRKLKLPEQFDFRELAHLTPGYVGADLMALCRKAAMRAVKRVRIAMQDAAAQTVGQEDNAQTEVIHPEEASVEPQDAITPAQAKLGRILALLKSDCMPSEEQLQQLTISMEDFRSSLSSVQPSAKREGFATVPDVTWDDIGALQDIRKKLSMAILAPVRYPEQFRALGLSAPAGVLLAGPPGCGKTLLAKAVANESGLNFISVKGPELLNMYVGESERAVRQVFQRGRNSAPCVIFFDEIDALCPRRSEHESGASARVVNQLLTEMDGLEARRQVFIMAATNRPDIIDPAVLRPGRLDKTLYVGLPPAPDRYAILHTITKGGMMPRLDPDVNLEEIAHDPRCDCFTGADLSALVREASANALQAHLSPQPSPAAPVLDIRVHKQNFEEAFKEVRPSVSKQDQLMYELLKESLRQ; this is encoded by the exons ATGAAGAACAGAGGAGGCGTCTTCGTAGACAACAGACTAAAACAGAGAGTCAAACAG TATTTGAGCTCCCACGACAGCCTGTATGTGGACCTGGCAGCGATGGCAGCCGACCTGCAGCGCATGTACAG CACAGACTATGGGCGTCGGAAAAGAAATGCGTTCAGGATCCAGTTGGAGAAAG TGTACACTGCAATATGCACTGAGACAGGCATCACGGCGATGGAGAATGAGCACCTGTCAAAGAGAGCCAGATGCAGCGCAGGAGCTGAGGG GGATGAAAACAGCTATACAGATGACACGACTGATAGTGAAGAAGAGCAAGTTGAACACCCG TCGACCAACCAGATGAACAGTTCCCTGGTGTCTCTGTATCGGAAGGGCATTCCAGAAAGTGGCACCCCAGTGGCCAGGGCACTTGTCGGGGAGAGTGctggccccccaccccccactgccAGCACCCCTGCGGGCTCCAGGGTGTCTCAGGGCGGCTGGTTCATCGACACCAACCCCAGTGAGAGCATCCTGATTGATTTGAGCGAGGACGGCCAGCAGGCTGCTAGCCCAGGG CCCACAGACGTCTCCCTGCTGGAAACCGGCGGCAAACCGAAGAGATTCAAGAAAGGCAAGAGTAGAAAGGAGGGGCAGTCCCAGGTCACTGATGCGGACATAGAGTCCAGTATAATGCGCAAAAGAAAAG CCAAAAGCACAGCTCCAGAGCTTCAAATGTCAACGGTGAAGTTTGAGGATGTGGGGGGCAACGAGCAAACGTTAACG GAGCTGTGTGACATGCTGATCCCCCTGCGCAGCCCGGAGGTGTGCCAGCACCTGGGCATGGTTCCCCCCCGCGGTTTCCTCTTGCACGGGCCGCCCGGCTGCGGCAAAACACTGCTGGCacaggccatcgctggg GAGCTGGAGCTGCCCCTGCTGAAGCTGTCGGCCCCCGAGCTGGTGTCGGGTGTGTCGGGGGAGTCGGAGCAGAGACTGCGGGAGGTGTTTGACCTGGCCGTG AGCAGCGCTCCCTGTATCCTGTTCATCGACGAGATCGATGCCATCACCCCGAGGAGAGAGGTGGCGTCGAAGAACATGGAACACAGGATTGTTGCGCAGCTGCTCACCTGCATGGATG ATCTGAACACTCTGTCAGTCTCTGCACAAGTCCTGATCCTCGGAGCCACAAACCGGCCCGACTCCCTGGACCCGGCGCTGCGCAGAGCCGGCCGCTTCGACGAGGAGATCTGTCTGGGCATCCCCGACGAGGGAGCCAGAATCGG GATCCTGAAGACGCTCTGTCGGAAGCTCAAGCTCCCAGAACAGTTTGACTTCCGGGAGCTGGCCCACCTAACCCCAGGGTATGTGGGGGCTGACCTGATGGCGCTGTGCCGAAAGGCGGCCATGAGAGCGGTCAAGCGGGTGCGCATCGCCATGCAGGATGCGGCCGCACAGACCGTGGGACAGGAGGACAATGCACAGACAGAGGTCATTCACCCTGAGGAGGCCAGTGTGGAGCCCCAGGATGCCATCACGCCAGCCCAG GCAAAGCTGGGCCGGATCCTCGCCCTGCTGAAGAGCGACTGCATGCCGAGTGAGGAGCAGCTACAGCAGCTCACCATCAGCATGGAGGACTTCAGGTCCTCGCTGTCCTCCGTGCAGCCCTCGGCCAAGAGGGAGGGCTTCGCCACCGTGCCCGACGTCACCTGGGATGACATCGGGGCGCTGCAGGACATCCGCAAGAAGCTCAGCATGGCTATCCTG GCTCCTGTGCGCTATCCGGAGCAGTTCCGGGCTCTGGGCCTCAGTGCCCCGGCAGGAGTGCTGCTGGCCGGCCCTCCCGGCTGTGGAAAGACCCTCCTCGCCAAG GCTGTGGCCAATGAATCGGGTTTGAACTTCATCTCTGTGAAGGGTCCAGAGTTATTAAACATG TACGTGGGAGAGAGCGAGCGCGCTGTCCGCCAGGTGTTCCAGAGAGGACGAAACTCCGCCCCCTGCGTCATATTCTTCGATGAAATTGACGCCCTGTGTCCCCGCCGCTCGGAACACGAG TCCGGGGCCAGCGCACGGGTCGTCAACCAGCTGCTCACCGAGATGGATGGCCTGGAGGCCCGCAGGCAAGTCTTCATCATGGCTGCCACCAACAGGCCAG ATATCATTGACCCTGCCGTCCTCCGTCCTGGCCGCCTGGACAAGACCCTGTACGTGGGTCTGCCGCCCGCCCCGGACCGCTACGCCATCCTTCACACTATTACTAAG GGGGGTATGATGCCACGGCTCGACCCAGACGTCAACCTGGAGGAGATCGCCCACGACCCGCGCTGCGACTGCTTCAC CGGGGCTGACCTGTCCGCGCTGGTGAGAGAGGCCTCTGCCAATGCCCTGCAAGCTCACCTCTCCCCACAGCCCTCACCTGCAG CTCCTGTGCTGGACATCCGGGTCCACAAACAGAACTTCGAAGAGGCCTTCAAGGAAGTGCGGCCTTCGGTTTCAAAGCAG GATCAGCTAATGTATGAACTGCTGAAGGAGTCGCTCCGCCAATGA
- the degs1 gene encoding sphingolipid delta(4)-desaturase DES1 — protein sequence MGNRVARDDYEWVYTDQPHADRRKEILAKYPEIKSLMGPDPRIKWIVCMMVLIQFLAFYLVKDLDWKWVLFWTYVFGSCVNHSMTLAIHEISHNTAFGNSKAMWNRWFAIFANLPIGLPYSASFKRYHLDHHRYLGGDGIDVDIPTEFEGWFFCTRFRKFIWIILQPLFYAIRPLCINPKPIGHLEIINLVVQLAFNAALYYLWGAKPMVYMLAGSMLGMGLHPISGHFIAEHYMFLKGHETYSYYGSLNLLTFNVGYHNEHHDFPSIPGRRLPEVKKIASEYYDDLPHYTSWVKVLYDFIMDDTLSPYSRVKRKLKGEVKQE from the exons CCAAATATCCAGAGATTAAGTCCCTCATGGGCCCTGACCCGAGGATCAAATGGATCGTGTGTATGATGGTGTTGATCCAGTTTCTGGCGTTCTACCTGGTCAAAGACCTAGACTGGAAGTGGGTGCTATTCTGGACTTACGTTTTCGGCAGCTGTGTTAACCACTCCATGACTCTGGCCATCCACGAGatctcacacaacacagccttcGGCAACAGCAAGGCCATGTGGAACCGCTGGTTTGCCATCTTTGCCAACCTGCCCATTGGCCTGCCCTATTCCGCCTCCTTCAAGAGGTACCACCTGGACCACCACCGCTACCTCGGCGGGGATGGCATCGACGTGGACATCCCCACCGAGTTCGAGGGTTGGTTCTTCTGCACGCGGTTCCGCAAGTTCATCTGGATCATCCTGCAGCCGCTGTTCTACGCCATCCGCCCGCTCTGCATCAACCCCAAGCCCATCGGCCACCTGGAGATCATCAACCTGGTCGTGCAGCTTGCCTTCAACGCCGCGCTCTACTACCTGTGGGGGGCCAAGCCCATGGTCTACATGCTGGCCGGCTCCATGCTGGGCATGGGCCTGCACCCCATCTCCGGCCACTTCATCGCAGAGCACTACATGTTCTTGAAGGGCCACGAGACTTACTCTTACTACGGCTCGCTCAACCTGCTCACCTTCAACGTGGGCTACCACAATGAGCACCACGACTTCCCCAGCATCCCTGGACGCCGGCTGCCTGAG GTGAAGAAGATCGCGTCGGAGTACTACGACGACCTGCCCCACTACACGTCGTGGGTGAAAGTGCTGTATGATTTTATTATGGACGACACCCTCAGCCCCTACTCCCGAGTGAAGAGAAAGCTGAAGGGAGAAGTGAAACAGGAGTAA
- the fam98a gene encoding protein FAM98A: MEADILDSLEDLGYKGPLLEDGALDLAVTGGAASPEFTKLCAWIVSELKLYCKLEENIQATNSPGEAEGFQLEMSGLLSEMMCPYSVLTSGDVTKRLLNKNNCLLLITYLISELEASRMIIVNKPQKKVQEASGSDVFVELKGICMGLGMSKPPANITMFQFFSGIEKKLKEALSKVPPSHVGKPLLRKPLGPVHWEKIEAINQALVNEYEVRRKLLLKRLDVTVQSFGWSDKAKTHTERLAKVYQPKRAALGTKSAVSVAHLFAAREDLSKILRTSSGRIREKTACAINKVLMGRVPDRGGRPNEIEPPPPEMPSWQKRQDAPQQHGGGQQYGGGGRGGGRGSYDQQSQGGRGGYDRGSSRGGGGGGSRGGKVQGGWSDGGGGGGGYQGNYQGGGGYQGGSGGYSSGGFQSGFQGPSYTGGGYQGGGGAGGGGGGGGGYQQDNRYQDGGYQDRGGRGGRGGRGRANRGGQGGGWGGRGGQNFNQGGQFEQFFQQGGYQYNQAGFGQGRHYAS; this comes from the exons ATGGAGGCCGACATCCTGGACTCCCTGGAAGACCTGGG CTATAAGGGCCCTCTGCTGGAGGACGGAGCACTGGACCTGGCAGTGACAGGAGGGGCAGCGTCTCCGGAGTTCACTAAACTGTGTGCCTGGATTGTGTCCGAGCTCAAACTCTACTGTAAGCTGGAGGAGAATATACAAGCCACCAACA GTCCCGGTGAAGCAGAAGGGTTTCAGCTTGAGATGAGTGGCCTGCTGTCTGAGATGATGTGCCCCTACTCCGTGCTTACGTCAGGGGATGTCACCAAGCGCCTGCTCAACAAGAACAACTGCCTTTTGCTGATCA CCTACCTTATTTCTGAGCTGGAGGCCTCTAGGATGATTATTGTCAACAAACCGCAGAAGAAAGTTCAGGAGGCGAGCGGCAGTGATGTGTTCGTGGAACTGAAGGGCATCTGCATGGGCCTAGGGATGTCCAAACCCCCGGCCAACATCACCATGTTCCAGTTCTTCAGTGGGATTGAGAAAAAG TTGAAAGAAGCTTTGTCGAAAGTCCCACCATCTCACGTTGGAAAGCCTCTTCTGAGGAAACCACTTGGACCTGTTCACTGG GAAAAGATCGAAGCTATCAACCAAGCACTTGTCAACGAATATGAAGTCCGAAGGAAATTGCTGCTTAAACGTCTTGATGTAACTGTCCAGTCCTTTGGCTGGTCTGACAAAGCAAAG ACTCACACTGAAAGGTTGGCCAAAGTGTACCAGCCCAAGCGTGCGGCGCTCGGTACGAAAAGCGCCGTCTCCGTAGCGCACCTGTTCGCTGCCCGGGAGGATCTCTCCAAAATCCTCAGAACGAGCAGTGGAAGGATTCGGGAGAAAACTGCTTGTGCCATCAACAAA GTGCTGATGGGCCGTGTgccggaccggggagggagaccTAATGAGATTGAGCCGCCCCCCCCCGAGATGCCCAGCTGGCAGAAGAGGCAGGATGCGCCGCAGCAGCACGGAGGCGGGCAGCAGTATGGCGGAGGGGGCAGAGGTGGAGGGAGGGGTAGCTATGACCAGCAATCCCAGGGTGGACGTGGTGGCTATGACCGTGGCAGCAgcaggggtgggggagggggagggagcagaGGGGGTAAAGTACAGGGAGGCTGGtctgatggtggtggtggaggtgggggGTACCAGGGTAATTACCAGGGTGGAGGTGGCTACCAGGGTGGTAGCGGTGGGTACTCCAGTGGGGGGTTCCAGAGTGGATTTCAGGGACCCAGTTACACAGGAGGTGGTTATCAAGGTGGTGGGGGTGCGGGTGGGGGTggcggtgggggaggggggtaccAGCAGGATAATAGATACCAGGATGGCGGGTATCAGGACAGGGGTGGGCGTGGAGGACGAGGGGGCAGGGGCCGTGCCAATCGAGGAGGCCAAGGAGGAGGCTGGGGTGGGAGAGGGGGGCAGAATTTTAACCAAGGCGGGCAGTTTGAGCAGTTCTTCCAGCAGGGGGGCTATCAGTACAACCAGGCTGGCTTTGGTCAGGGAAGGCACTACGCTAGTTGA
- the bub1 gene encoding mitotic checkpoint serine/threonine-protein kinase BUB1, with protein sequence MDIKVSLQQFEASIGSYTGDDPLELWDRYVAFLEENTPAQERRNISPVLDRLVHKFIDQKRYANDVRYVNYCIQCASYYSEPINVYSYIYGQGVGTRAAALYLAWAQQFEMLGQLQQAEAVYQRAVENQAEPADMVLQQYRLFQARAFQSQMGARDAPQPLQNSKSVNRMVPPLPLNDKGGSAYFQGKDSEVEGLFGVCKSSAQFPADKTERIISKAENAALCQASQGAQEVLQQISMYCSNDLICEGSELCFEELRAKRYLEKCAQQKQLQEWEEYQRRIRRKAEEDQGVQLLQKRLEELNNRLKEPAAPRDQFARPQTGLNPDLRDRSMGCSVATEKVPYSDNLVLPLNRSAVRQTEPDLHTGLLSSTHTDRGEHGSVPPPLAELGAVPKRASQSGTIPAPHPAFQTTLDANPRESFSVLSAGQPTPVVGALQSSFRTPPPDTRPHTSLPAPAQQQGPSAHATADRGSQRFGDVEVRGTRRLGDIEEEEQSRMDASVNPRPGGLATSFHHCSFREPNDSGMQDKTQEMEGNRDVSQAGNLSHITPNTSLGLIQATPSKVQPSPTVHTKEALGFIMDMFQAPTLDNGFEAFCRNNTGHYQPHEDVASLSHAVAPAAVPFAIFEDDPDKENEGAAKKVEKSNPARILGELPVSKPVLGKRNDAIPGVESMMEDCTVWAARCNNTLAACPNTTGDFALSAQIASTPFHGKTPLPWNTKEDQENGLQTVLDASDEKQFRLHTTRKLSPIQEQSPCVDKHLQSQYADGSVRAPLGVENGTIAEEVKRAELSLATCSLSSQQQADPPHESPSQEDEDVPWCITPPATPVKLVSDPWDEDLITSLLSNLPSPLHSCPNFFTWNCKVPNISPKMTVTMGDRSFQIDSVLGEGAFATVYQASDLRKSQKLVLKVQKPANPWEFYINSQLNERVLPNLRHLFNNLYSAHLFQNGSVLLGELQNCGTLLNAVNLYRNLSEKVMPQPLVIYFSVCIMHMVELLHSVGIIHADIKPDNFMLGERFLENECFEEDNVEHGLSLIDLGQSIDMTLFPEGTAFTAKCLTSGFQCVEMLSGRPWTYQTDYFGIAGTVHCMIFGTYMSVKNENGVWKTNAVFKRNPHTELWTDFFHTLLNVPDCNSLVSLKSLRAKLTAVLHQNYSNKIRALRNRLVVLLLENKRSRK encoded by the exons ATGGATATCAAAGTGTCTTTACA GCAGTTTGAGGCCAGTATCGGCAGCTACACCGGGGACGATCCACTCGAATTATGGGACAG GTACGTTGCCTTTCTAGAGGAGAACACCCCTGCCCAGGAGAGGAGAAACATTTCCCCTGTCTTGGATCGACTGGTACATAAGTTTATTGATCAGAAGCGGTACGCCAACGACGTAAGATACGTCAACTACTGTATACAATGC GCCAGTTATTACAGTGAGCCCATCAATGTCTACAGTTATATATATGGCCAGGGTGTTGGCACGAGGGCTGCTGCTCTGTACCTGGCGTGGGCACAGCAGTTTGAAATGCTGGGGCAGCTCCAGCAGGCCGAGGCAGTCTACCAGAGGGCGGTGGAGAACCAGGCCGAGCCCGCAGACATGGTGTTGCAGCAGTACAG GTTGTTCCAAGCCAGAGCTTTTCAAAGTCAGATGGGAGCACGTG ATGCCCCACAGCCTCTTCAGAATTCAAAGTCGGTCAATCGGATGGTTCCACCGCTACCACTAAATGATAAAGGAGGTTCTGCTTATTTCCAGGGCAAG GATTCAGAGGTTGAGGGATTATTTGGGGTTTGTAAGAGTTCGGCCCAGTTCCCTGCAGACAAAACTGAACGCAT AATCTCTAAGGCTGAAAATGCTGCTTTATGTCAAGCCAGTCAGGGAGCCCAGGAGGTGCTACAGCAGATCTCTATGTACTGCAGCAATGATCTCATCTGTGAGGGCTCCGAACTGTGCTTCGAGGAGCTACGAGCAAAGCGCTATTTAGAGAAATGTGCTCAGCAGAAGCAGCTCCAAGAGTGGg AGGAATATCAAAGGCGTATCCGGAGGAAAGCAGAGGAAGATCAGGGGGTGCAATTGCTGCAGAAACGGTTGGAAGAGCTGAACAACCGACTCAAG GAACCTGCTGCCCCCAGAGATCAATTTGCCCGGCCACAAACTGGGCTGAATCCAGACCTCCGAGACCGGTCTATGGGGTGTTCTGTCGCCACTGAAAAAGTGCCCTACAGTGACAACCTAGTTTTGCCCTTAAACCGAAGTGCAGTGAGGCAGACTGAGCCCGATCTGCATACAGGACTGTTGTCATCGACACATACAGACCGTGGGGAGCATGGCTCTGTGCCCCCACCACTGGCCGAACTAGGAGCTGTGCCCAAAAGAGCCTCCCAGTCTGGCACCATTCCCGCTCCGCACCCCGCTTTCCAGACCACACTGGATGCCAATCCTAGAGAGAGCTTCTCTGTGCTCTCAGCCGGTCAGCCCACACCAGTGGTGGGAGCTCTGCAGAGTAGTTTCAGGACACCACCCCCCGACACGCGCCCCCACACCAGCCTGCCGGCTCCAGCACAGCAGCAGGGCCCGAGCGCGCATGCCACCGCCGACCGTGGTTCTCAGAGATTCGGAGACGTCGAAGTCCGTGGGACTCGGAGACTCGGAGATATCGAAGAGGAGGAACAGTCTCGCATGGACGCCTCGGTGAATCCGAGACCTGGGGGGCTTGCAACCAGTTTCCATCACTGCAGCTTTAGAGAACC aaatgaTTCTGGAATGCAGGATAAAACTCAGGAAATGGAAGGAAATCGAGATG TGTCTCAGGCAGGGAACCTCTCCCACATCACGCCCAACACGTCTCTGGGGCTGATCCAGGCCACGCCGTCCAAAGTCCAGCCGTCCCCCACCGTGCACACCAAGGAGGCACTGG GCTTCATCATGGACATGTTTCAGGCACCAACATTAGACAACGGCTTTGAAGCCTTTTGCAGAAATAATACAG GTCATTACCAGCCCCACGAAGACGTGGCATCGCTCAGCCATGCTGTGGCACCAGCAGCGGTGCCGTTTGCGATCTTTGAAGATGATCCCGACAAAGAGAATGAAGG tgctGCTAAGAAAGTGGAGAAGTCGAATCCAGCCCGGATACTGGGAGAACTTCCGGTATCAAAACCAGTTCTGGGGAAAAGAAAT GACGCCATCCCCGGAGTGGAGTCCATGATGGAGGACTGCACTGTGTGGGCCGCCCGCTGCAACAACACCCTGGCTGCCTGCCCCAACACCACGGGCGACTTTGCCTTGTCTGCACAAATTGCATCGACTCCCTTTCATGGCAAAACACCTCTGCCCTGGAACACCAAGGAAGACCAAG AAAACGGTCTCCAAACTGTATTGGATGCTTCTGATGAAAAGCAGTTCCGGCTGCACACAACCAGGAAGCTCAG CCCAATTCAGGAGCAGAGCCCGTGTGTAGATAAACACTTGCAGTCCCAGTATGCAGATGGTAGTGTCCGGGCACCTCTGGGTGTTGAAAATGGGACCATCGCTGAGGAGGTGAAGCGGGCCGAGTTGAGCCTGGCCACCTGCTCGCTCTCCAGCCAACAGCAGGCTGACCCCCCTCATGAGAGTCCCTCCCAGGAGGATGAGGATGTCCCCTGGTGCATCACCCCTCCAGCGACCCCAG TAAAGCTAGTCTCTGATCCCTGGGATGAAGATCTGATCACCAGCCTGCTGTCCAATCTGCCCTCGCCACTCCACTCCTGCCCAAACTTCTTCACCTGGAACTGCAAGGTCCCCAACATCTCGCCCAAAATGACTGTTACAATGG GAGATCGCTCTTTCCAGATTGATTCTGTCCTTGGCGAAGGAGCTTTTGCCACAGTCTATCAAGCCTCAGACCTCAGGAAATCCCAGAAGCTTGTCTTAAAG GTCCAGAAACCAGCCAATCCTTGGGAATTTTACATCAATTCCCAGCTGAATGAACGTGTGCTGCCGAACCTGCGCCATCTGTTCAACAACCTCTACTCTGCGCATCTCTTCCAGAACGGGAGCGTTTTACTGGGAGAACTTCAAAACTGCGGGACTCTGCtg AATGCAGTGAACCTGTACAGGAATCTGAGTGAGAAGGTGATGCCGCAGCCTCTGGTGATCTACTTCTCGGTCTGCATCATGCACATGGTGGAGCTGCTTCACAGTGTTGGCATTATACACGCCGACATAAAACCTGACAACTTCATGCTGGGGGAGAG atttctcgAAAACGAGTGTTTTGAAGAGGACAATGTGGAGCATGGGCTCTCGCTGATTGATTTGGGACAGAGCATTGACATGACTCTCTTCCCTGAGGGAACTGCGTTCACTGCCAAATGCCTGACCTCTGGATTTCAGTGTGTGGAAATGTTGAGTGGTAGACCATGGACCTATCAG ACTGATTATTTTGGAATTGCTGGAACTGTACACTGCATGATTTTTGGAACATACATGAGCGTAAAAAACGAAAATGGTGTGTGGAAGACAAATGCAGTGTTTAAAAG GAATCCGCACACTGAGCTCTGGACAGATTTCTTTCATACGTTGCTGAATGTGCCAGACTGCAACTCCCTCGTCTCCCTAAAGAGCCTGCGAGCCAAACTGACGGCCGTGCTTCACCAGAACTACAGCAATAAAATCCGAGCCCTTCGGAACAGGCTGGTGGTTCTGCTGTTGGAGAACAAGCGCTCGCGGAAATGA